One segment of Methanolinea mesophila DNA contains the following:
- a CDS encoding DUF126 domain-containing protein: MLIRGRGISKGTGEGDLLVSPVPISFLSGVDPDSGVIVEKGHPLEGRSMAGKVMVFPYGKGSTVGSYVLYALSRNGHGPAAIINSEAEPIIAVGAIIGDIPMVDRLDIDLSELKDGIRARVDGDRGEVEYPANPVS; the protein is encoded by the coding sequence ATGCTCATCAGGGGGCGTGGCATCTCAAAAGGAACCGGAGAGGGCGATCTCCTCGTGTCACCGGTACCGATCTCGTTTCTCTCCGGGGTCGACCCGGATTCGGGGGTGATTGTTGAGAAAGGCCATCCCCTGGAAGGGAGGAGCATGGCGGGGAAGGTCATGGTATTTCCCTACGGGAAAGGATCCACCGTCGGGTCGTACGTGCTGTATGCACTCTCCAGGAACGGGCACGGGCCGGCTGCGATCATCAACAGTGAAGCGGAGCCGATAATCGCGGTGGGAGCCATCATCGGCGATATCCCGATGGTCGACCGGCTGGACATCGACCTTTCTGAACTAAAGGACGGCATCCGCGCCAGGGTCGACGGGGACAGGGGAGAGGTGGAATACCCGGCGAATCCCGTCTCTTAA
- a CDS encoding TIGR04013 family B12-binding domain/radical SAM domain-containing protein, whose translation MQPGDLSSSIPGSPVIPGSPGTHVCWRLIHAARNSYAALYAACEKEGIILAPAKGPRPGITVYSLNSLNEKRYRKEIRDADSVTIVGGPHATACYESVSEYADYVVVGEGEFALPALIRHITEGRTGKIPGTATREGYVPAEYCVRLDAYPPFSHMKGYVEISRGCPFRCGYCQTPRMFGHRMRHRSLDSIALHASRYRDARFVTPNALAYGSDGTRPRLEKVEALLKRLDNNIYFGTFPSEVRPEFVTDAALDLVTTYCANTRLHFGGQSGSDRVLRELLRGHSAHDTMTAVDRCHEHGIIPVVDFIVGFPFESDEEQRETARAIREVCRGGKVHVHRFIPLPGTPLAGARPRKILPEIDRCLGSLSLHGKLTGSWGDPQIRFCS comes from the coding sequence ATGCAACCCGGCGACCTTTCTTCATCAATTCCCGGTTCTCCTGTAATCCCCGGTTCTCCCGGCACTCACGTATGCTGGAGGCTCATTCATGCCGCAAGGAATTCTTACGCGGCACTGTATGCGGCGTGCGAGAAAGAAGGGATCATTCTTGCGCCTGCAAAGGGCCCTCGTCCGGGCATCACCGTCTACAGCCTGAACAGCCTGAACGAAAAACGCTACCGGAAGGAGATCCGGGACGCGGACTCCGTTACCATCGTCGGCGGGCCACATGCCACGGCCTGTTACGAATCGGTGAGCGAGTATGCGGATTACGTGGTGGTGGGGGAGGGGGAATTCGCACTTCCCGCCCTGATCAGGCACATCACCGAGGGACGAACCGGGAAGATCCCCGGGACGGCGACACGCGAGGGCTATGTGCCGGCCGAATATTGCGTACGCCTGGATGCATATCCCCCGTTCTCCCACATGAAGGGTTACGTTGAGATCAGCAGGGGGTGCCCGTTCCGGTGCGGGTACTGCCAGACACCCCGGATGTTCGGTCACAGGATGCGCCATCGCTCCCTGGACTCGATCGCCCTCCATGCCTCCCGTTATCGCGACGCCCGGTTCGTCACTCCGAATGCCCTGGCGTACGGGTCCGACGGGACCCGGCCCCGGCTGGAAAAGGTGGAGGCGCTCTTGAAAAGACTCGACAATAACATATATTTTGGTACGTTTCCGAGCGAAGTGCGCCCGGAATTCGTCACCGATGCGGCACTGGACCTGGTGACCACCTACTGCGCGAACACCCGCCTGCACTTCGGGGGCCAGTCCGGAAGCGACAGGGTCCTTCGCGAGCTCCTTCGCGGCCACAGCGCGCATGATACCATGACCGCGGTCGATCGTTGCCATGAGCACGGGATTATACCTGTTGTGGACTTTATCGTGGGTTTTCCGTTCGAGTCCGACGAAGAACAGCGCGAGACCGCCCGGGCTATCCGGGAGGTATGCCGAGGGGGAAAAGTTCATGTGCACCGCTTCATTCCGCTGCCCGGAACCCCCCTCGCAGGGGCCCGACCGAGGAAAATACTCCCGGAAATCGACCGTTGCCTTGGATCGCTCTCACTTCACGGAAAACTTACCGGTTCCTGGGGTGATCCTCAGATAAGGTTTTGTTCCTGA
- the cyaB gene encoding class IV adenylate cyclase, producing the protein MLEIECKLRVPALEPVRERLLISHGTPLGTFAERDSYFNAPHRDFGTTDEALRIRYLDGRCILTYKGPKKKDYHFKAREEINVDIASGEEFEVLLTSLGFFKVAEVRKTRENYRFRGATISLDTVEGLGTFVEIEAPNRIDLKDPEKLIEDIARELGISGTPILTSYLELLLATR; encoded by the coding sequence ATGCTCGAGATTGAATGCAAGTTGCGCGTCCCTGCGCTCGAACCGGTGCGGGAACGCCTTTTAATCTCCCACGGGACCCCGCTCGGGACCTTTGCGGAGAGAGATTCCTATTTCAACGCTCCCCACCGGGACTTCGGGACCACGGACGAGGCGCTCCGGATACGGTACCTCGACGGGCGGTGCATCCTCACCTACAAGGGACCGAAAAAGAAGGATTACCACTTCAAGGCCCGTGAGGAGATCAACGTGGATATCGCCTCGGGGGAAGAGTTCGAGGTCCTGCTCACGTCTTTGGGTTTTTTCAAGGTCGCGGAAGTCAGGAAGACGCGGGAAAATTACCGGTTCCGTGGCGCGACGATATCCCTCGATACCGTGGAAGGACTGGGGACCTTCGTGGAGATCGAAGCCCCGAACAGGATAGACCTTAAGGATCCGGAAAAACTGATAGAAGATATTGCCCGGGAGCTGGGCATTTCGGGCACGCCCATACTCACCTCGTACCTGGAACTTCTCCTGGCTACACGCTGA
- a CDS encoding metallophosphoesterase family protein, with protein MMDVLLLADLHGQYGQIESFLDLGPDVVFIAGDITNMGPAEEVESLMSRIDVPCFAVPGNCDPREVVDVLERSDCVCLHGSQINLGKITIAGVGGSNPTPFNTPFELTDKQIDDILHSVIPKMERSTHNVLISHAPPFGVLDTAAGNHVGSASVRRHMKSFDLVCCAHIHEQRGITEEEGVKVVNPGMAAMGQCAMIRFGQDAKEISIELLSV; from the coding sequence ATGATGGATGTGCTCCTGTTAGCAGATCTCCATGGCCAATACGGCCAGATCGAGTCTTTCCTGGATCTGGGACCGGATGTGGTTTTTATTGCGGGCGACATCACCAATATGGGCCCTGCAGAAGAGGTTGAATCACTTATGTCCAGGATTGACGTACCCTGCTTCGCGGTTCCAGGGAACTGCGACCCCAGGGAAGTCGTGGACGTCCTGGAACGGTCCGACTGCGTGTGCCTTCACGGGTCCCAGATCAACCTGGGCAAGATCACCATTGCAGGAGTCGGGGGGTCGAATCCCACGCCGTTCAATACGCCCTTCGAACTCACCGACAAGCAGATCGACGACATCCTGCATTCGGTCATCCCCAAAATGGAGCGTTCTACCCATAATGTGCTCATATCGCACGCCCCGCCCTTCGGGGTGCTCGACACCGCGGCGGGAAACCACGTGGGAAGCGCAAGCGTGCGCCGCCACATGAAATCGTTCGACCTGGTCTGCTGTGCACATATTCACGAGCAGCGGGGGATCACCGAGGAGGAAGGGGTGAAGGTCGTCAACCCGGGGATGGCCGCGATGGGGCAGTGCGCCATGATCCGCTTCGGTCAGGACGCGAAGGAGATCTCGATAGAACTGCTCAGCGTGTAG
- a CDS encoding proteasome-activating nucleotidase gives MEDTVAKNVGNDTEIKNQLKIQDLESQVLDLKVRIDELQRENSQLKRENNQLKRMPLFIAVVVDLMDNGEVYLRQQGNNQEYLTHVNDELYKQLKPGSKVAVNNALSIVKVVGNIFDSRVRVMELDESPDVTFAQVGGLKKEIEEVREAVEYPLTRPEIYERVGVEPPKGILLYGPPGTGKTLIAKAVAHQARATFIRMSGSELVHKYIGEGAQLVRELFMMARERSPAIVFIDEIDAVGSTRTNDGTSGSAEVQRTMMQLLAEMDGFDNRGEVRIMAATNRVDMLDPALLRPGRFDRVIAIPLPDRDARREILKIHSRKMNMKGVDLDTIVSMTENTTGAELQAICREAGMAAVRREASGVSQQDFIDAVKKVKAEVLVDTRMYT, from the coding sequence ATGGAAGATACCGTCGCCAAAAATGTCGGTAACGATACCGAAATCAAAAACCAGCTAAAAATCCAGGATCTCGAGTCCCAGGTCCTCGACCTCAAGGTCAGGATCGACGAGCTGCAGAGGGAGAACTCCCAGCTCAAACGGGAGAACAACCAGTTGAAGAGAATGCCGCTTTTTATCGCGGTGGTCGTGGACCTGATGGACAATGGCGAGGTCTATCTCCGGCAGCAGGGAAATAACCAGGAATACCTGACCCATGTGAACGATGAGCTCTACAAACAGCTCAAGCCCGGGAGCAAGGTGGCGGTAAACAATGCGCTCTCGATCGTGAAAGTGGTGGGGAACATCTTTGACTCGAGGGTCCGGGTAATGGAGCTCGACGAATCTCCCGATGTGACCTTCGCACAGGTCGGCGGCCTGAAGAAGGAGATCGAGGAGGTGCGGGAAGCGGTGGAGTACCCGCTCACCAGACCGGAGATTTACGAACGCGTTGGTGTCGAGCCCCCGAAGGGAATCCTGCTCTACGGTCCGCCCGGTACCGGGAAGACCCTTATCGCCAAGGCGGTCGCCCACCAGGCGAGGGCGACGTTCATCCGCATGTCGGGGAGCGAACTGGTGCACAAATATATCGGCGAAGGTGCCCAGCTGGTCCGGGAGCTGTTCATGATGGCCCGGGAGCGTTCCCCGGCGATCGTGTTCATCGATGAGATCGACGCGGTGGGGAGCACGAGGACGAACGACGGTACTTCTGGAAGTGCCGAGGTCCAGAGGACGATGATGCAGCTCCTCGCGGAGATGGACGGCTTCGACAACCGGGGAGAGGTCAGGATAATGGCCGCGACGAACCGCGTTGACATGCTGGACCCGGCACTCCTCCGCCCCGGCAGGTTCGATCGTGTGATCGCCATCCCCCTCCCGGACCGGGATGCCCGCAGGGAGATCCTGAAGATCCACTCCCGGAAGATGAACATGAAGGGTGTAGACCTGGACACCATCGTCTCGATGACCGAGAATACCACAGGGGCCGAACTCCAGGCGATCTGCCGGGAAGCGGGGATGGCGGCGGTCC